In Alnus glutinosa chromosome 7, dhAlnGlut1.1, whole genome shotgun sequence, the sequence TCCTCTCCGGCAGATTTCGTCTCAGTCCAGCTCTGTCTCCGGCCGGCCACGCTAAAAACAGGTTTTTTGTTCatggttttttgtttgtatCACTGGGTGTTCATGGGTGTTCatggttttttgtttgtatCACTGTTATTATGCTCAGAATTAGGTAAATACTCAAATATTTGATTACTCACAAATATAGAAATTTGATTGATTTCCTAAAAAATGACAGAAACTGTGGCTCTGCTTCAATGTATGTTTTCGTTGCAATCAACGAGAGTGAACGATGTCGTTTAGAGATGCCTAACAATTTCTTGCAGTCGTTTTGATCTCGGTGTTTGATCTAAGtttgaaatcatttttatgATCAATAGCAAATCACACAGAAGAGTCAATTTCCCTCGCTGTATCGAGGTGCTTATAGTCAATCTCTCAGGCTCAGCATTGTCTTTCAAACTTGCAAGTCTCTACTCTTCATCGAGTTTGTTCTTTTACAGTTTTACCTCTGTCTCCCATCcatttgtctctctctctctctctggccgggtCTGTGTGTTGGGTGTTCATgagtttttcattttccttggttgtttttcattttgctttattcaaaattttgggttgttttCCATTGCACACAAGGTGCTTGATAAAATGCTCCACTGACCATTTTTAGCTTCTCTTGGCAAGTTTTGTCCAAGCTAACATTTTCTACCATTAGTTTCTGAACTTCAGCCTCTGTCTGCATCTTCTCACCCTCTAACAGTGTCGTCTTTGCAACTAGCCTGCTTTGCGGCAACATTAGCAAACAAAaccacccaaaaacaaaaacaaaaaaaagagagtgCGTGTCTTgcagaaaaaagagagagtattAGGATTTTCTAACTCATGGTTTATTGTTTGTATCACTGTTATTATGCTCAGAATTAGGTAAATACtcctattaaaaatgcaaaggCACATCACTAACTGACACTCCCCTCAAGCTGGAGCATAGTATCACACATGCCCAGCTTGCCtaaaatgctataaataaaACAGTGGTTGACACTCTTTAGACAATATGTCTGCTTGCTGGTCACCAGTTTTTCacataaaaacatatatattagagCACACAATCTTCCTTAGAAAATGAACTTGTAGTGCATTTtggtgataaaaaaaattaacaaattcatCTAATTACAGATCAGACAAATTAGTGTTGATGCTTGATTACACTATCTTTTTATAGGATCAATCATGGACCTTGTATATTAGAATCATATagcattaatattatttttctctcttcctctcacaAATTGATAATATGGTATTAAAAATTAGTCATtagatcaataatttttttttttcttaaaaaaaaacaaaacataaaaatttaaggCTACTCTTAATGTGTTATCTCTCAGCCAAAGATGGTTTTATGTTAAATGAATGGTTCAAATAGTAGTAAGTAGATTTCTAAATTAGAATCCTTATCTCTAATCAAGAGTAAGAAAGCCTCGCTTTCACTATTCTTGTGTTATATATTCATGTCTAATCTTACTCTTTCTACAATTCTCTAATGTGTaatagaattttattattattaacaaattcttacatttttccaTTCAATTAACTTGTAGTGCTTTTTAATATAGCATTTTCCAAAATGGACTCTTCAAGTTCACGAGTGGATAACTAGGGTGAATTTGACGGTGCTTTAACCCATCAAGATGATCATCAAAATGGttagatttttcattttttttttattatttattttatttctttattattattcaaggttttttttataaatacttggtattcttttttggatagatgtgagtgaaaaagttgaagaactgAAGGATTTAACGACTTTTAGTTCAGATGAAGAGTTGAGTgataaggaagaaaatgtggTACTACTTGTGGTGttaaaggatgatgagaaaattgaagaaccGAAGTCATCAATGACTTTTAGTTCTATAGAAGAAGTTTGCTCTTATTATAGGAGGTATGCTAAGCAAACTGGGTTTGGTATAGTTCTATAGAATGGTTTACTTCCACCATGAGACCAAAATGATAGTTAATGgtatttgatttattattttggtcattgttaTGTTTTCTTCAGAACAATATAATGATCTTGTTTTATAATATGTATGTGTTTTCTTGCAGAGCTAAAATGAATATTTTGTGTGGGAGTTGTAATGGGGTAGCTTTCAAATGGACTCCTGGATGTACTGGAAAAGATTGactccattattttattttatttcattttaatttttttgttcttatatGATGTTCATATATGTTGTGTACTAGCTAAAGAAGTTGAGGTGAATTTTGGATGGTGTATGTTATTCTAGAAAATCAGCTTTGGATGGTGAATTTTGGATGGTGTATGTTACTTTGAGTGATGGCTGATGTGTTGCTTTGGAAGAATTGGTATGGTAGTTGCTAATGTGCTGCATTTAATTTGCTGCCCACATATCTGCATTCGGATTCATTAATATGACAGCAATAGAAAGCTGTGTACCATCAGATGCTTAAGAGATAAAGAACAGCACATTCAGGAGGCACAGGATCAAGGAAGCTCTcgaaaaatggtaaaaaaagtgagataaaaaaaaGTGGTTGAGGTTGAGGTTACAAGTAAGGTTAGTACAGTGACAGTGCCGGATTTGGCACAACATTGACCtgaaaaatggtaaaaaaaaaaaagaaagaaaaaaggtagaaggaaaagaaatgtGCATCAGTTAACTGAACCTGCAGAGATCAATAAATTCAAGACAAGGACTCAAGTTACATAAAAcaagactttttcttttgaggaAGAATAGAAAGGAGAAATTACAGGGATTACATAAAATATATGGGTTTGACTAATCAAATACTGAATTTACATATCAACTTCCATCATAACTAAAATATTTGACAACGATCATTTTCAACTTTCTTGTTTTCATCCTTTCATTCTAACATCAAGTAGTTAACTTCAAAACCACTATAACTACTGAGATAAATTACAAGGCCCAAAATGATTACAAGTACTGCTACCCAAAACATCTTTCTATTACTTTGACGCAGACCCAACTCTAACTGAAGTCTAGCATGTTGTTCCTTGTGTTTTGTTTCAATCAGCTTCTCAAGTCTGTCAATATTGGCCATTGTCATCTTCTCAACTTTCTTAATATCGGTCTGTCTCCCTTTCTCTATGTCTCTCATATGTTCCTCCAATCTCTTCTCATAAGAAGTCATGTGGTTATCAGCccacttaaaaaaatcacaatccccAGCTTCCTGTGTGAAAACGAATAATAAATGTCATAAaccactaacaaaaaaaaaagtcacaattaattaattttaaaattaccttaTACTTTATACAGTCATACCACTTTCTTTCGGGGTTGTCACTAATCCATGAGTACCTTAGACGTGCACACACTCCACAGTAACATAACGGAATGGGTCTTGACGCATCACTATTTACCGACATTTTTTCGggcctacccaaaaaaaaaaaaaaaattacatacatataaatattattaaaaaaaaatgtccacaTTCCTTTGCCCATATATTATTATCAAATTAATCAGCcaacatatcattttttttttgttttgtttttttttttttccctaaaaccAAATCAGAACCAAGCAACTATACCAACATCATCCAACAATCGAAACCAGCAAACAAAAGAccgaattttttttccctcaaacCGAATTAGAAACAACCAACGGACGGAAATTTACCCTTTGCTTGGCCTGGGAAATTTACATATATTGCAGTAACATATAAATGCTACCAACACTAAAAGTTCATTGGTACAGAGCCTTTGAAATTATACTGTTATAATAAGGCAGAAATTAACATTTCACAAAACTATGACAGGACTATAGAAGTTATAAGATTGACCGTCACCTTATCAAGGAGAAAATAAATTGTCAATCGATCTGCATTTCTTATATGAAAAACCGGTGACCAGCAAGCAGACATATTGTCTAAAGAGTGTCAACCACTGTtttatttatagcattttaGGCAAGCTGGGCATGTGTGATATTATGCTCCAGCTTGAGGGGAGTGTCGGTTAGTGATGTGcctttgcatttttaataggaGTATTTACCTAATTCTGAGCATAATAACAGTGATACAAACAATAAACCATGAGTTAGAAAATCCTaatactctctcttttttctgcAAGACACGcactctcttttttttgtttttgtttttgggtggtTTTGTTTGCTAATGTTGCCGCAAAGCAGGCTAGTTGCAAAGACGACACTGTTAGAGGGTGAGAAGATGCAGACAGAGGCTGAAGTTCAGAAACTAATGGTAGAAAATGTTAGCTTGGACAAAACTTGCCAAGAGAAGCTAAAAATGGTCAGTGGAGCATTTTATCAAGCACCTTGTGTGCAATGGaaaacaacccaaaattttgaataaagcaaaatgcaaaacaaccaaggaaaatgaaaaactcATGAACACCCAACACACAGActcggccagagagagagagagagacaaatgGATGGGAGACAGAGGTAAAACTGTAAAAGAACAAACTCGATGAAGAGTAGAGACTTGCAGGTTTGAAAGACAATGCTGAGCCTGAGAGATTGACTATAAGCACCTCGATACAGCGAGGGAAATTGACTCTTCTGTGTGATTTGCTATTGATcataaaaatgatttcaaaCTTAGATCAAACACCGAGATCAAAACGACTGCAAGAAATTGTTAGGCATCTCTAAACGACATCGTTCACCCTCGTTGATTGCAACGAAAACATACATTGAAGCAGAGGCACAGTTTCTGTCATTTTTTAGGAAATCAATCAAATTTCTATATTTGTGAGTAATCAAATATTTGAGTATTTACCTAATTCTGAGCATAATAACAGTGatacaaacaaaaaaccatGAACACCCATGAACACCCAGTGatacaaacaaaaaaccatGAACAAAAAACCTGTTTTTAGCGTGGCCGGCCGGAGACAGAGCTGGACTGAGACGAAATCTGCCGGAGAGGAAGCGCCGGACGACAGAGGAGGCGACCGCCGAGAGAGAACGGCGAAGACACGACTGAATCTGCTGGGTTcccgccggagagagagagagagagagagagagagagagagagagagagagagagagagtgagtgagaaACTGCCGGAGCGGGAAGCGCCGGAAGACGGACGACGGAGAAGCCAGCGACGTCACTGACCGGAGAAAAGATCTGTACGGAGagaaatttcagagagagagagagaggggctgggCAGCGTGCGAAATGaattggaaatgaaaatttgattttccctCTCTCCGGTTTTCTAGCCgcataaaccaaaaaagaaaaagaaaacaatattttatggaaaatgttaaatttacaacaccaacacaacaatcacacaacaacccctcacatgagggtggaccccacacactggggcccaccctcatgtgaggggttgttgtgtggttgttgtgatggtgttgtgtatgaatcaaatcccatattTTATTGCAAGCCACGTCAactgttgtgtggttgttgtatAATATTTGTGTAGGGatcattttccatattttttgaaaaatgttttgatgcgagtacaaaataaataaatatattttcttattttaaattattttttttataaaaaaatgttctttttttttttgtcatcttAAAAGTAATTCTCAAATGATggtgatatattttttaaaataataaatttcatcTATTATTGATACTTCATTTAAAAATCAACTTCtggacaaaaaaattaaaaaaaaaataaaataaaattgataagcGTATCCCTTCtcttattaatatatttatcttgAGAACATTAATAAGCAGCCATGCACGTAAACAATGGTCGATTCcctatttttccctaaagtaaATTCAAGCGGCTTATATTTGAATATTTCCATTACCTTATCAATTCGGCAATAGCAATCAGTGCGATCGATGTAGTACATACCATCAACTAGGTTGGACCAGGGGTTATGCATTATTGGTAGTGTTTGGCAAACGACACTAAAGAGGACATAGTACTTTGTactatttacttttcttttttcttttttctttttcacttttttttttttttttttttcaacaataatttaagtcaaaatatttttacttctcttttttttttttttttttttttttttttttttttaactttttatatcacatcaataattattattattattattaaaatataaaattcactaaaatataaaattttttcacttttttatacaaaatttttttactttatatcacataatcactttttattaattttaaaactaacaatCCTGTGTATATATCTTTGCCAAAAAAAGAGAGGCActataagagcactagcagcagattcccaaccattttccttatatttatggaacaaaactactttttacttccctataaaaaaataccccacaatagattcccttatttttccctatatcaattaaatattatttttttactcttattttattctttttctctctttcttatttttttttctcttccctatatcaattaattatacttcttttatattaaaataatatatagggaatgaatagtagatatgtatacattgggaatcactattcattctcaACCCCCtaatctaaatatagggcatctgctgtgagaggtttttttgatgttttttatgaaattttttctaaatataggaaagggaatcaatatagggtaactactactagtgctctaacagCTGGGGTTATGCATTATTTGAGAGAGACATGCACTGGTACCAGTACCAGTACCAGTACCAAGGGTGTATGCATTATTTGAGAGAGGCACAGATAGTACTCTACATTAATTTTGGtacaaaatgtatatatatatatatatatataggcacaGATAGTACTCTACATTAATTTTGGttcaaaatgtatatatatatataaaataaaaaagaaaaaagaagaagagagaaaataccATCTAAAAAGTTTACTCacaaagaagaaggagaagaaaaaagaacatgctagaagaagaaagaaagagaggcgAAACGTCTAAAAAATCAGGGGAAAATCTGACTCATATGAAAACGAATAAGGGCAAAACGGTCAAAGCATACgctgaaaaaaatgcaaaaaaatgaaaaaagccaatatttatttttgaagtcaaaaGATTTAAAAGGATAAAAACGTAAAACTAAGGCAGGAAAGAAAAGACCAACAATTAGTGATTCGGGTTGGCGTGTCAACCCATCGAGTTTACGTGTCAactcatttaactaatttgataaaaaaatgtgtaattatcgcgttataaatatgttataaacgaGTTGATgagtcataaacgtgtcataaataTGTTGGTGGGTCGTAAacaggtcataaacgggtcataaacgggttatagcctAAACACAAACCTTATATATTCGTGTCgaattcgcgggtcgtgtcaaaattgtcaaGCTTACAAACAAATCTCTTAACTCAACTCTGGAAAAACTTAAAagggtaaaaaaataatttcaatataaaagacaaaaatacccaacagattttttatttttttttaccagcCAAGGATATCaggataaaatattaattttgaaaatccaacaaaatgttaaaagacaaaaatattcctGTTTGTTTTGGATCCAATGAAAAAGCAGAAGGgcaaattcgaaaaaaaaaatacctaaaattTTTTTACTGTTCACACgttcaaataaattaattttagtaCGTCAAACGTCATGCATTAATTTTGATAAGTCATGCATTTATTTTGACACACACAGATACTACTCCACATTAATTTTGGTACGTTATGATAGTTGGGAAAAATaactattttgatattttaa encodes:
- the LOC133874053 gene encoding uncharacterized protein LOC133874053, which produces MSVNSDASRPIPLCYCGVCARLRYSWISDNPERKWYDCIKYKEAGDCDFFKWADNHMTSYEKRLEEHMRDIEKGRQTDIKKVEKMTMANIDRLEKLIETKHKEQHARLQLELGLRQSNRKMFWVAVLVIILGLVIYLSSYSGFEVNYLMLE